One Vibrio pomeroyi genomic region harbors:
- a CDS encoding LysR family transcriptional regulator, with protein MTPYPSLPSSHNSLKAFEAAARLMSFTLAADELNVTQSAISRQIKQLEDELNASLIIRKHRAIELTVQGHDLYVALRESYGNIESVIASWSEPKQKRIVIKATLSFATRVLISKVRELNERYPDYEIVIVPVIEEDEAINSSEYDLLIFHTRFKKRYDNAPDITFLREEFMAPVCSTSLTNAVGLTKKDTDLDSILTMPRLHPTLDHHDWKVWLADVESPPKKPVRNTSFLSLDMALSACLSGEGVTVTDLLLVLQDLQRGFLYCPENAKIQNSAWTYFIHQRTHSPVISGLIDWLKIETAKEIELLKALSQQNHWSGVIEDQH; from the coding sequence ATGACCCCATATCCTAGCTTGCCATCCTCCCATAATAGCTTAAAAGCCTTCGAAGCGGCTGCAAGGCTGATGAGCTTTACGTTGGCTGCCGATGAGCTCAACGTGACACAGAGTGCAATCAGCCGTCAGATCAAACAGCTTGAAGATGAGCTGAACGCATCTTTGATCATTCGTAAGCATCGAGCGATTGAATTAACGGTACAAGGTCATGATTTGTATGTCGCTTTGCGTGAAAGCTACGGCAATATCGAATCGGTTATCGCCTCTTGGAGTGAGCCGAAACAGAAACGCATAGTGATCAAAGCAACCCTAAGTTTTGCTACGCGCGTGTTGATCTCTAAGGTTCGTGAATTAAACGAGCGTTACCCAGATTACGAGATCGTGATCGTTCCCGTGATTGAAGAAGATGAAGCCATTAACAGTAGTGAGTATGACCTGTTGATCTTCCACACTCGATTCAAAAAACGCTATGACAACGCACCTGACATCACTTTCTTGCGTGAAGAGTTCATGGCGCCAGTCTGCTCCACGAGCTTAACGAATGCTGTTGGTTTGACTAAGAAAGATACCGACCTCGATTCGATCTTAACCATGCCACGGCTGCACCCGACCTTAGATCACCATGACTGGAAAGTATGGCTGGCTGATGTCGAATCGCCTCCGAAAAAGCCCGTTAGAAACACCAGCTTCTTGTCTTTGGATATGGCACTCAGTGCCTGCTTATCCGGTGAAGGCGTCACGGTAACGGATCTGCTTTTGGTTTTGCAGGATCTCCAACGCGGTTTCTTATATTGCCCAGAGAATGCCAAGATCCAGAACAGTGCTTGGACCTATTTCATCCACCAGCGCACTCACTCACCTGTGATCAGTGGTTTGATTGATTGGCTTAAAATAGAGACAGCGAAAGAGATCGAATTGTTGAAAGCGCTTTCCCAGCAAAATCATTGGTCAGGAGTGATTGAAGACCAGCACTGA
- a CDS encoding MATE family efflux transporter encodes MKKILTLAFPLIISQLISMALVLTDVWMMSRISVSALAAGGLGASIYFFIFIIASSTVGCVANLIAIAYGQRVARPEFGNTQIRLAVKGATMLSFVLSVTLMASFWFAPLVLEAAKQPQEVITLAMEYVHALKWVMLPSLILLVLRGLTSAFGNVRSILVMSIITVILNVPVSYFLTFQLDMGLTGLGLGTAIAAFIVMVGYTVWVFKRDEFKQFAPWLNTEEYSIKLMSPLLLMGLPIGLAALLEHGLIYGGTLMAGTISIASLALHQILLQCLSFTWNFNFGFSQAAAILVGRDYGAGNYEGIKRTSIQSFILVSVLSVALSAVFIIWPEMIASIFKLDDGTGSMTSLLASVIWVVALCFIVDAWQLLAINLLRGMKIVSMPTVMTAIGYWMFGLPAAWYLMPKFELAGIWGGIGVGLGVTGILLLIHLMVVLNKSSKTPDLDCSAYS; translated from the coding sequence ATGAAAAAAATACTCACTCTTGCATTCCCTTTGATCATTTCACAGCTGATATCCATGGCTTTAGTCCTTACTGATGTTTGGATGATGTCGCGAATCAGCGTGTCAGCCCTTGCGGCTGGTGGTTTAGGTGCCTCTATTTACTTCTTCATCTTCATTATTGCGAGTAGCACAGTCGGCTGTGTCGCAAACTTAATCGCTATTGCTTATGGTCAGCGTGTCGCACGCCCAGAGTTCGGTAATACACAAATTAGATTGGCCGTGAAAGGTGCAACCATGCTGTCGTTCGTGCTCAGCGTGACCTTAATGGCGAGCTTCTGGTTTGCGCCACTGGTGTTGGAAGCGGCGAAACAACCTCAAGAAGTGATCACCTTAGCGATGGAATATGTACACGCCCTAAAATGGGTGATGTTGCCTTCGCTTATCTTATTGGTGCTGCGTGGCTTAACCAGTGCATTCGGTAATGTGCGTTCTATTCTGGTGATGTCGATTATCACTGTGATTTTGAATGTACCAGTGAGCTACTTCCTCACGTTCCAGCTCGACATGGGCTTAACAGGTTTAGGCTTAGGTACGGCTATTGCGGCATTTATCGTGATGGTTGGCTACACCGTTTGGGTGTTTAAACGTGACGAATTTAAACAGTTCGCCCCTTGGCTCAATACCGAAGAGTACTCTATTAAGTTGATGAGCCCGTTGTTATTAATGGGTTTGCCTATCGGCTTGGCGGCGTTACTTGAGCACGGCTTGATTTATGGCGGAACCTTGATGGCGGGAACGATCAGTATTGCTTCTCTAGCGCTGCACCAAATCTTGCTGCAATGCTTAAGCTTTACTTGGAACTTTAACTTCGGTTTCTCGCAAGCTGCGGCAATTTTAGTAGGCCGTGATTATGGCGCAGGCAACTACGAAGGCATCAAAAGAACCTCGATTCAAAGCTTTATATTGGTGTCTGTGTTGAGTGTGGCCTTGTCTGCCGTGTTTATCATTTGGCCTGAAATGATCGCTTCCATCTTCAAGCTAGACGACGGCACTGGCTCAATGACATCGCTATTGGCTTCGGTTATCTGGGTTGTCGCACTGTGTTTTATTGTTGATGCTTGGCAACTGTTGGCGATTAACCTGCTAAGAGGGATGAAGATTGTCTCTATGCCAACGGTGATGACAGCCATTGGTTACTGGATGTTTGGCTTGCCTGCTGCTTGGTACTTGATGCCAAAATTCGAGCTTGCAGGGATCTGGGGCGGAATCGGCGTTGGCTTAGGCGTGACGGGTATTCTGCTGCTTATCCATTTGATGGTCGTTCTAAACAAGAGCAGCAAGACACCAGACTTAGATTGTTCAGCTTATTCTTAA
- a CDS encoding Spy/CpxP family protein refolding chaperone, with product MKSLKKSLCVLTASALLVTAPFVSASSPQQPPQPVLSPLQMVIASLNLTEEQQAEVFTLVQDYQSDRTEIDMDSAIELKKKQIALVTQPEFDEAEMEKVIDTVQATEKSMVMQEMRLKNNIYNVLTEEQKEQFKTMMKSALSGEK from the coding sequence ATGAAATCACTGAAAAAGTCGCTTTGTGTATTAACTGCTTCAGCTTTACTCGTTACTGCTCCGTTTGTGAGTGCGTCATCACCACAACAACCGCCACAGCCAGTCCTCAGCCCACTACAAATGGTTATTGCTTCTTTGAATCTAACGGAAGAACAGCAAGCGGAAGTGTTCACTCTTGTGCAAGATTATCAATCCGATAGAACTGAAATTGATATGGATAGTGCGATTGAACTTAAGAAAAAGCAGATCGCCTTAGTGACTCAACCTGAGTTTGATGAAGCTGAGATGGAAAAAGTCATCGACACAGTACAAGCCACTGAGAAGTCGATGGTGATGCAAGAAATGCGTCTTAAGAACAACATCTATAACGTACTAACTGAAGAGCAGAAAGAGCAATTTAAGACAATGATGAAGTCAGCGCTCTCTGGTGAAAAATAG
- a CDS encoding response regulator has product MSFPVLICDDSALARKQMARSLPSSLNADITFAVHGLNALEELAQNQFKLMFLDLTMPELDGYGTLEEMQRLGDTTPVVVVSGDIQPKAQQKVMDLGAKAFLQKPIDKEALKAILREHVEPPKQPQLITPSPLELPILRRRDIYMEVANVAIGRAADALARHFNVFVHLPLPNVNIFEVSELHMALRDLADNDQVSGVCQGFSGEGIAGEALVLLSDSSVSDLKKLMKVPTESEQLEELELLMDVSNILVGSFLNGLGEQSEVRFFQSSPVLLGQHISIDSVIENTSGSFKKTMTFEVSYNIDGTSIRCDLLFMFVDESLPLLDNKLAYLMEEF; this is encoded by the coding sequence ATGTCGTTCCCAGTTCTTATATGTGATGATTCTGCGTTAGCAAGGAAGCAGATGGCTCGATCACTGCCTAGTTCTCTAAATGCAGATATAACTTTTGCTGTTCATGGGCTTAATGCACTTGAAGAGCTCGCTCAAAACCAGTTCAAACTGATGTTCCTCGACCTCACCATGCCGGAGTTAGATGGCTATGGCACATTGGAAGAGATGCAACGTTTAGGTGATACCACACCTGTTGTAGTGGTTTCTGGTGATATCCAACCAAAAGCGCAGCAGAAGGTCATGGACCTTGGTGCCAAAGCGTTTTTGCAAAAGCCGATTGATAAAGAAGCGTTAAAAGCCATTTTACGTGAGCATGTGGAGCCGCCAAAACAGCCTCAACTCATTACGCCTTCGCCTTTAGAACTCCCAATACTTCGCCGACGTGACATCTATATGGAAGTCGCGAACGTTGCGATAGGCCGTGCAGCCGATGCATTGGCGCGCCACTTTAATGTATTTGTGCACTTACCATTGCCGAACGTGAACATCTTCGAAGTGAGTGAATTGCACATGGCACTTCGTGACCTCGCAGACAACGACCAAGTTTCGGGTGTTTGCCAAGGCTTTAGCGGAGAAGGCATTGCAGGTGAAGCATTAGTTTTATTGAGTGATTCCAGCGTGAGCGATCTTAAGAAGCTCATGAAGGTGCCCACCGAAAGCGAACAGCTTGAAGAACTAGAACTGCTGATGGATGTGTCGAATATCCTAGTCGGCTCATTCCTTAACGGGCTAGGGGAGCAATCCGAGGTTCGCTTCTTCCAGAGTTCGCCTGTTCTGCTAGGGCAACACATCTCGATTGATTCTGTGATTGAGAATACCAGTGGCTCGTTTAAGAAGACCATGACCTTCGAAGTCAGCTATAACATTGATGGCACTTCTATCCGTTGTGACCTTCTGTTTATGTTCGTTGACGAATCTCTGCCTCTTCTAGACAACAAGTTGGCCTACCTAATGGAGGAGTTTTAA
- a CDS encoding PAS domain-containing protein, with protein MLNLPAEFEQFHWMVDMVQNVDMGLVVINRDFQVQVWNGFMTHHSGKQSHDAIGKSIFELFPEIPEEWFRLKTKPVYDLGCRSFITWQQRPYLFKCRNVRPVTQQADFMYQNVTLNPMRSPTGQVTSLFLSIQDATAEALMSQKS; from the coding sequence ATGCTGAATCTTCCTGCTGAATTTGAACAGTTCCACTGGATGGTGGATATGGTTCAAAATGTCGATATGGGGCTGGTGGTCATTAACCGTGACTTTCAGGTACAAGTTTGGAATGGCTTCATGACGCACCATAGCGGTAAGCAATCGCATGATGCGATTGGTAAGTCTATCTTTGAACTGTTCCCGGAGATTCCTGAAGAGTGGTTTAGGCTCAAAACCAAGCCCGTTTATGATTTAGGTTGTCGTAGCTTCATTACATGGCAACAAAGGCCTTATCTGTTTAAGTGTCGTAACGTTAGGCCTGTAACTCAACAAGCCGATTTCATGTATCAGAACGTGACGCTAAACCCAATGCGCTCGCCAACAGGCCAAGTCACTTCATTGTTCCTGTCTATTCAGGATGCAACGGCAGAAGCGCTGATGTCTCAAAAGAGCTAA
- a CDS encoding GMP reductase, with amino-acid sequence MRIEQELKLGFKDVLFRPKRSTLKSRSQVELTRDFTFKHSGRQWSGTPVIAANMDSVASFEMAAALAEHGVMTAVHKHYTVEQWAEFAKTADKKTLNNVFVSTGTSEAEFEKTKQIMALSEDFVFICIDIANGYSEHLVEYVQKVRAEFPNKVISAGNVVTGDMVEELILAGADIVKVGIGPGSVCTTRVKTGVGYPQLSAIIECGDAAHGLGGMIIGDGGCSCAGDVSKAFGGGADFVMLGGMLAGHSESGGEVVEQDGKQYMKFYGMSSQSAMDKHSGGVAKYRAAEGKTVLLPFRGSVHNTISDILGGVRSTCTYVGAAKLKELTKRTTFIRVQEQENNVFGKE; translated from the coding sequence ATGCGTATCGAACAAGAACTTAAGTTAGGTTTCAAAGATGTACTCTTCCGTCCGAAGCGTTCTACCCTTAAAAGCCGTTCTCAAGTTGAATTAACCCGCGATTTTACATTCAAGCATAGCGGTCGTCAATGGTCTGGTACTCCAGTAATTGCAGCTAACATGGATTCGGTAGCAAGCTTTGAAATGGCAGCTGCTCTAGCAGAGCACGGTGTTATGACTGCAGTACACAAGCACTACACAGTAGAGCAGTGGGCTGAGTTCGCTAAAACAGCAGATAAGAAAACACTGAACAACGTATTTGTATCAACAGGTACATCTGAAGCTGAGTTTGAGAAAACTAAGCAAATCATGGCACTTAGCGAAGACTTCGTATTTATCTGTATTGATATCGCTAACGGCTACTCAGAGCATCTAGTTGAGTACGTACAGAAAGTACGTGCAGAATTCCCGAACAAAGTTATCTCTGCTGGTAACGTTGTAACAGGTGACATGGTTGAAGAGCTAATCCTAGCGGGCGCAGACATCGTTAAGGTTGGTATCGGCCCTGGTTCGGTTTGTACTACTCGTGTTAAAACAGGTGTAGGTTACCCTCAACTTTCTGCAATCATCGAATGTGGCGACGCGGCACACGGCCTTGGCGGCATGATCATCGGTGACGGTGGCTGTTCATGTGCGGGTGACGTATCTAAAGCGTTCGGCGGCGGTGCAGACTTCGTAATGCTAGGCGGCATGCTAGCAGGTCACTCTGAGTCAGGCGGTGAAGTTGTAGAGCAAGACGGTAAGCAATACATGAAGTTTTACGGCATGTCGTCTCAGTCGGCTATGGACAAGCACTCAGGTGGTGTTGCTAAGTACCGTGCTGCGGAAGGTAAAACTGTACTTCTTCCGTTCCGTGGTTCAGTTCACAACACAATTTCTGACATCCTTGGTGGTGTACGTTCAACTTGTACATACGTAGGCGCAGCGAAGCTTAAAGAGCTAACTAAGCGTACAACTTTCATCCGTGTACAAGAGCAAGAGAACAACGTATTCGGTAAAGAGTAA
- a CDS encoding Tn7 transposase TnsA N-terminal domain-containing protein — MSALPFLSIATLLELETAFDTPARNLTKSRGKNIHRYVSAKMGKRVTVESFLECAACYHFDFEPSIVRFCSQPIRFSYSLNGKTHTYVPDFLVQFDTGEYKLYEVKSDKESSKKEFHCEWEAKVQGAFEIGLDLELVVEEEILDEVIFNNLKLLHRYASRDNLNDFHQILLTTLKRNGTQTAKSLGHHLGLNGRKILPFLCDLLSRNLLQTSLETPLSLESEFELGCYA, encoded by the coding sequence ATGTCTGCTCTACCTTTCCTTTCTATAGCCACCCTGCTTGAACTTGAAACTGCGTTTGACACTCCTGCTAGAAACTTAACTAAATCACGTGGAAAAAACATACACCGTTACGTCAGTGCTAAGATGGGAAAAAGAGTCACGGTAGAATCTTTTTTAGAATGTGCCGCTTGTTATCATTTTGATTTCGAACCTAGTATCGTTCGCTTTTGTTCTCAACCGATAAGATTTTCATACAGCCTAAATGGTAAGACCCATACTTATGTTCCAGACTTTCTAGTTCAATTTGATACCGGTGAATATAAGTTGTACGAGGTAAAGTCCGACAAGGAAAGTTCAAAAAAGGAGTTTCATTGTGAATGGGAAGCAAAAGTTCAAGGTGCGTTTGAGATAGGGTTAGATCTAGAGCTGGTTGTAGAGGAAGAAATACTGGATGAGGTCATATTTAACAACCTTAAGCTTTTGCATCGGTATGCCTCAAGAGATAACTTGAACGACTTCCATCAAATTCTCCTTACTACTTTGAAACGGAATGGTACGCAAACAGCAAAGAGTTTAGGGCATCACCTCGGCTTAAATGGAAGAAAAATATTACCATTCCTGTGTGATTTACTCTCTCGAAACCTCCTCCAGACGAGCTTAGAGACCCCACTATCACTTGAGTCTGAATTTGAATTGGGTTGTTATGCCTAA
- a CDS encoding Mu transposase C-terminal domain-containing protein: MPKKSFSSFHRKSALQQEKLEQNDRVVDSNDVDEATYQDISAFPENIANQITFRLSILRFLAGKCEKITPKTIEPYRVALQRLHDKNIPSAISIYRWWLVFRASGYNPVSLAPDFKSRGNRGAKVSPIVDSIIEQAVERVISGRKINISSAHRRVKRKVRQYNLTHGTKYPYPKYESVRIRVKKKTPFEVLAAKKGERVAKREFRRMGKKITTSAVLERVEIDHTMVDIFAVHPVHRVTLGRPWLTQLVDCYSKAVIGFYLGFEPPSYVSVSLALKNAIQRKDDLLSSYESIENEWLCYGIPDLLVTDNGKEFLSKAFDKACESLLINVHQNRVEVPDNKPDVERKYGTINTSLLDDLPGKAFSQYLQREGYDSVGEATLTLDEIQEIYLIWLVDIYHKDSNQRGTNCPNIAWRNGCQEWEPEEFSGSKDELDFKFAIVDSKQLTKAGVTVYKGLTYSSERLAGYRGKKGNHKVQFKYNPECMAVIWVLDEDVNEYFTVNAIDYEYASRVSLWQHKYNIKYLAELNSAEYDEDKEIDAEIKIEEIADRSILETKKIRSRRRGARHQENSARAKSISNTKLAPPQKDEEEIVIVDNEDWDIGYV, encoded by the coding sequence ATGCCTAAGAAATCATTTTCAAGTTTTCATAGGAAGTCAGCACTTCAGCAAGAAAAACTTGAGCAGAATGATAGAGTCGTTGATTCCAACGATGTCGATGAAGCAACATATCAAGATATATCCGCATTTCCTGAAAATATAGCCAATCAGATTACTTTTCGTCTAAGCATTCTTCGTTTTTTAGCTGGTAAGTGCGAAAAAATCACTCCCAAGACAATCGAACCATATCGCGTCGCACTGCAACGGTTACACGACAAAAATATTCCAAGTGCGATATCAATATACAGGTGGTGGTTAGTTTTCAGAGCCTCCGGTTATAACCCGGTTAGTTTAGCTCCTGACTTTAAAAGTAGAGGAAATAGGGGGGCTAAAGTTTCACCAATTGTTGATTCGATAATAGAACAAGCAGTTGAAAGAGTTATTTCTGGTCGAAAGATCAATATCAGCTCGGCACACAGGCGAGTTAAGCGTAAAGTTCGACAATATAACTTAACGCACGGTACAAAGTATCCATACCCTAAATACGAGTCTGTAAGAATACGGGTTAAAAAGAAAACTCCCTTCGAAGTATTAGCAGCAAAGAAAGGCGAACGAGTTGCTAAAAGAGAATTCCGCCGTATGGGAAAGAAGATAACAACCTCGGCCGTATTAGAGCGGGTGGAAATAGACCATACAATGGTTGATATATTTGCGGTACACCCAGTACATCGAGTTACTTTAGGAAGACCTTGGCTCACGCAGTTAGTAGATTGTTATAGTAAAGCCGTAATTGGTTTTTATTTAGGTTTTGAGCCACCCAGTTACGTATCGGTATCGTTAGCCCTAAAAAATGCAATACAACGCAAAGATGACTTATTGTCTTCATATGAATCAATTGAAAATGAATGGCTATGTTACGGTATCCCTGACTTGCTCGTAACTGATAATGGTAAAGAATTTTTGTCTAAAGCCTTTGATAAAGCATGTGAGTCACTGTTGATCAATGTTCATCAAAACAGAGTCGAAGTGCCTGACAATAAGCCTGATGTCGAACGTAAATACGGGACGATCAATACTTCTCTATTAGACGATTTACCAGGGAAAGCTTTTAGTCAATACCTTCAGAGAGAGGGTTATGATTCAGTGGGTGAAGCTACTCTTACACTAGATGAAATTCAAGAAATTTACTTAATTTGGTTAGTAGATATTTATCATAAAGACTCTAACCAGAGAGGCACTAATTGTCCGAATATCGCTTGGCGAAATGGGTGCCAAGAATGGGAGCCTGAAGAGTTTTCTGGTTCTAAAGATGAGTTGGACTTTAAATTCGCTATTGTTGATAGCAAACAACTAACCAAAGCAGGGGTAACCGTCTACAAAGGACTGACATACAGCAGTGAACGTTTAGCTGGGTACAGAGGTAAGAAAGGGAATCATAAAGTGCAGTTCAAATATAATCCAGAGTGTATGGCGGTCATTTGGGTGTTAGATGAAGATGTGAACGAATACTTCACGGTTAATGCTATAGATTATGAATATGCTAGTAGAGTCTCTCTGTGGCAGCATAAATACAATATTAAGTATCTAGCAGAATTAAATTCAGCAGAATATGACGAAGATAAGGAAATCGATGCAGAGATCAAAATTGAAGAAATTGCTGATCGTTCAATTCTTGAAACAAAGAAAATTAGATCCCGGAGGCGTGGAGCTAGGCATCAGGAAAATAGCGCAAGAGCAAAGAGCATCAGCAATACTAAGCTAGCCCCACCCCAGAAAGACGAAGAAGAAATTGTAATTGTAGATAATGAAGATTGGGATATTGGTTATGTTTGA
- a CDS encoding TniB family NTP-binding protein, producing the protein MNETREARISKAKRAFVSTPSVTKILGYMDRCRDLSDFESEPTCMMVFGASGVGKTTVIKKYLSQNNRDSKVRGEIVPVLHIELPDNAKPIDAARELLLEMGDPLALYDTDLARLTKKLTDLIPLVGVKLIIIDEFQHLVEERSNRILTQVGNWLKMILNRTKCPIVLFGMPYSKVVLKANSQLHGRFSIQCELRPFIYQGGEGVFKKFLENLDKLLPFVKEAGLAEKNLQKKLYAFSEGNMRSLRNLIYQASVNAIDNHRATIIYEDLVFAAELTCSNKTYTWKNPFENGVKVTEEMLRPPPKDIGWEDYLKNINSRSKSKLNGGNMFE; encoded by the coding sequence ATGAATGAAACTCGAGAAGCGCGCATCTCAAAAGCCAAAAGAGCATTTGTATCAACGCCGAGTGTTACGAAAATTTTGGGCTATATGGATAGATGTAGGGATTTGTCAGATTTTGAATCCGAGCCAACTTGTATGATGGTCTTTGGTGCATCGGGAGTAGGCAAGACGACGGTTATCAAAAAATATTTAAGTCAAAATAATCGCGATTCTAAAGTGCGAGGAGAAATAGTTCCTGTTCTGCATATCGAATTACCAGACAATGCGAAGCCTATTGATGCAGCAAGAGAGTTGTTGCTTGAAATGGGTGACCCATTAGCGCTTTATGATACTGATCTGGCGAGGTTGACGAAAAAACTGACTGACTTGATACCTTTGGTTGGTGTTAAGTTGATCATTATTGATGAATTTCAGCACTTAGTTGAAGAGAGGTCAAATCGCATTCTTACACAAGTAGGCAATTGGCTCAAAATGATACTCAATAGAACGAAGTGCCCAATTGTTCTTTTTGGTATGCCGTATTCTAAGGTTGTATTGAAAGCAAACTCACAACTGCATGGACGATTCTCAATTCAGTGTGAACTCCGCCCATTTATCTATCAGGGTGGTGAAGGTGTATTCAAAAAATTTCTGGAAAATCTTGATAAATTATTACCTTTTGTCAAAGAGGCTGGGTTAGCAGAGAAAAACCTTCAGAAAAAACTATATGCTTTTTCTGAAGGTAATATGCGTTCGCTGAGAAACCTCATCTATCAAGCATCGGTTAATGCCATTGATAATCATCGGGCCACGATTATTTATGAAGATCTAGTTTTTGCTGCTGAGCTCACATGTAGTAACAAGACCTACACATGGAAAAACCCTTTTGAAAACGGAGTCAAGGTGACGGAGGAAATGTTGCGTCCTCCACCAAAGGATATTGGATGGGAGGATTATCTGAAAAACATTAATTCAAGATCAAAAAGTAAGCTTAATGGTGGGAACATGTTTGAGTAA
- a CDS encoding antitoxin Xre/MbcA/ParS toxin-binding domain-containing protein, translated as MNKETKKNFDRVFQEALALFGSEEATHYWLKHPVRGLSNKRPIDMLSTTEDTQVVISLIGRLEHGVFS; from the coding sequence GTGAATAAAGAAACGAAAAAGAATTTTGATAGAGTATTTCAGGAAGCACTAGCGCTGTTTGGAAGTGAAGAAGCTACTCATTACTGGCTTAAACACCCAGTTAGAGGACTAAGTAACAAACGGCCAATTGACATGCTTTCAACAACTGAAGACACTCAAGTCGTAATTAGTTTAATCGGTCGTTTAGAGCACGGAGTGTTTTCGTGA
- a CDS encoding DEAD/DEAH box helicase — translation MAHYIQGNKHFLAQATPGAGKTFMAANLAKGLFERSMIDFVICFSPSKTVSSSIQSNFSETLQDEMDGKFGSLGTSITYQSITHLDDKFWNRLLKYRVLCVFDEIHHCGGDNNENSNVWGQLILCKIKKVATYTLALTGTPWRSNLPPVVLSSYSDPEGTIVCDYQYTLAQAVQDGVCRKPTITLIDCDKSTIKLDNHIESFNSFNELISESEINYSTILNNKPALIHILGTAVTRLKKIRSQSPYAGGLIVATSVNHAIEIASLLKNTFNQTTTIVTYKNDDSQVRIKQFRTDYTEWIVSVGMVSEGTDIPRLQVCCHLSNIKTELYFRQILGRILRMTSCPNQEAWLYTFAAPKLIEFAEEVERDIPDSCRYLRRPQKKPNQALEHIATNSNLPLSDNGDNTDSVSINFSGRIDQSGSTKSESNSAEIADLTLTSFKQRVIEAFQYL, via the coding sequence ATGGCCCACTACATTCAAGGAAACAAACATTTTTTAGCACAAGCCACACCAGGTGCAGGCAAAACATTTATGGCCGCCAATCTAGCTAAAGGCTTATTTGAACGCTCTATGATCGATTTCGTTATCTGCTTTTCTCCATCAAAGACTGTGTCATCGAGTATACAAAGTAACTTCTCCGAAACACTACAAGATGAAATGGATGGAAAGTTTGGCTCTCTAGGTACATCTATCACTTACCAATCAATAACACACCTAGATGACAAGTTCTGGAATAGGCTTTTAAAATATCGTGTACTTTGTGTTTTTGATGAAATACATCACTGCGGTGGTGATAATAATGAGAACAGCAATGTCTGGGGCCAACTGATTCTATGCAAGATTAAGAAAGTAGCCACTTATACACTCGCTTTAACTGGTACACCTTGGCGTTCAAATTTGCCCCCCGTTGTACTCTCGTCATACAGCGATCCTGAGGGGACGATTGTATGTGATTATCAATACACACTAGCGCAAGCTGTCCAAGACGGCGTTTGCCGTAAACCAACGATTACGCTTATTGATTGTGATAAATCCACGATTAAGTTAGATAATCATATTGAATCATTTAACTCATTCAATGAGCTTATATCTGAGAGTGAAATTAACTACTCTACTATTCTCAACAACAAACCTGCTTTGATTCATATTTTGGGAACAGCCGTTACTCGCTTGAAGAAAATTCGAAGTCAATCCCCATATGCCGGAGGCTTAATCGTAGCTACATCTGTCAATCACGCCATAGAAATAGCTTCACTACTCAAAAATACATTCAATCAAACAACCACGATAGTCACATACAAAAATGATGACTCCCAAGTCAGAATTAAACAATTTAGAACCGACTACACCGAGTGGATTGTGAGTGTTGGTATGGTCAGTGAGGGCACAGATATTCCGAGACTCCAAGTATGTTGCCATCTGAGCAACATAAAGACCGAACTCTACTTTCGCCAAATCCTTGGTCGTATACTCCGTATGACTTCATGCCCGAACCAAGAAGCATGGCTATATACTTTTGCCGCCCCAAAACTCATCGAATTTGCAGAGGAAGTTGAACGAGATATTCCAGATAGCTGTCGTTATTTGAGGAGGCCTCAGAAAAAACCAAACCAAGCACTAGAACACATAGCTACAAATTCAAATCTCCCCCTTAGTGATAATGGAGACAATACCGATAGTGTCTCCATCAATTTCTCTGGACGAATTGATCAGAGTGGTAGCACAAAATCGGAAAGCAACTCTGCCGAGATCGCGGACCTAACACTGACAAGCTTTAAACAACGAGTAATTGAAGCTTTCCAATATCTTTGA
- a CDS encoding helix-turn-helix domain-containing protein, whose amino-acid sequence MKDLAKRFGAKLRGKRRDKKVSQDQLALLADIDRSYIGRIERGEVNITLEKAYQLAQVLECDVRDLLP is encoded by the coding sequence ATGAAAGACTTAGCAAAGCGCTTTGGGGCCAAATTACGCGGAAAACGCAGGGATAAGAAGGTTTCTCAAGACCAACTAGCTTTGTTGGCTGATATCGATCGAAGTTATATTGGCAGGATTGAGCGTGGGGAAGTAAACATCACACTCGAAAAAGCCTATCAGTTGGCTCAAGTTCTTGAGTGTGATGTGAGAGATTTGCTGCCTTAA